AAATAACACGTCTCTAGCTATGGAAAATGGCGTCTCTATAGGCAGATTTTCTTGTAGTGAAGAGaccctttgttatttgattgcagggttgttgagagagaccatcttcatcctacgcctcccacagattgataaatcttaggtcatccacttgagggaaatttgctactgtcctacaaacctctgcatttggaggcccaacaacgtctacaaaaagaaggttgcgtagtagacatcacccggcCTACCCTACAGCCGCGCCCATCCATCTCGGGTGCCCGACCCTCCCTGCCTGTGTGCCAGCaggccgccccgggtgcccggccaccccgCCTGGGAGCCATCAGTCCTCCCGGGTGCCCGGACCGCCGACGCCCAGGTGCCCGACCCCTCCTGTGCGCCTGCCtctgaccggtccgggtgcccaGACCCCTTTACCCCGGGTGCCCAGACTCCAGCGAAAATGCCTACGTGCATCTTGGGCTAAATGACCCATGTACCCTTGTTTTACCCCCAATTCATCCCTAGCATATATAAACTCTCCCCCTAGCTCATTTGAGGGctagcaaagtatttgatagacactagagagctttgctcattgtatcccctcctcttggagatcaagcccgAAGAATCCTTTTGGATTATTAAGGCCTTCTCTTGGAGAAGATcaacatcaagacctcatctcctaggagtgggatGAACTTTACCCTAGTGCTATTTaccttgaattgttcttgtatgcttgtggatctcatgtatgctactctagtggatgtgttatTTGTGTTTGTTTGAGTGATCTCCCTCTTGTGTTCTTGTGTGTCCATCacttttcccccctccaagtgtgaagagatcccctctagggtttcaccctacaacatggGGTCCTCGATGCAACCATACAACATGGCGCATTCAGTACGACTATACCTTGCTAGGCAGTCTGCAACGCTATTTTGATCTCACTATTAAAGACTTAATCTCATATTGTCCATAAGCGGAACGATCTAAGCTATTACCGAAAAGAATGGAAAGGATGATAGGCTCGTCAAAATGTTGTATGGCCAGCGGCACACCAATCATTATCACATGTATCTCTGCTTTCATAGATTCGTTGCAATTGAATAGATACCAATATGCAGTGAAAAAGCACTGAGCCATTCTGCTTATGAAGCACCATTCCAGTCGCTGCCAAGCTATCAGCTTCTAGAAATGTACCGTTTAACAGAGAGAGCGACCATGCATGTTGGCTGGCGGAGCTAACCAGCTATGGGCGGCTTTGGTCTTCTTTTGTTTTCCAACGTCCCATGAGCATTGCAATGGTATCTTGCCCTTGATTACTTCTTTTGTCGAGAATCTTCTTTAAGCACAGATGGAATCAAAGTAGCTTTGTAGGAAGTTAGCAGAAGTTTCAACCGGCACACCTTCCTCACCATGAGTCTTGTGCGTGTGCACTTGCCAAATCCTCTAAACTAACATGATCACCATATTTACCTGTAGGCTGTAGCAACCGGTCCTCTCTGGGTTTTTAACAGCTCTCGTGGCGGCAACAACCACACTAAACTCATCTCCCCTCATAACCTCCTTCATGGCTGCATGTTACCAATGTATAGAAAGACCCTTCATCTTCCACCCTGCATATAGGGCATGTAGCGCACGTAGACAAGTGGCGGCTAGGAAATAGGATTTGCCAATGCTATATGCGCCAAATAGAAAATTGCATGCCACTCGTTGCTTCATATAGGAGGGTGATGACACAGTGCACCATATATGGGCCTCAGCCCAGTTAGACGTGTCATTGTTTTTCTATACCGAGTGGAGCGAAGCAACCTTTAACGATTTGTTGTCTTTTTTGTATGGTTTTCTTGTTTTACTTTTATTTTCAGTTCATCTTTCACATGTTTTCATAAGAAGTTGAATACATTTGAGAGTTATTAATTTATTTTTGAATTCTGAACATGAATTTTTTTAAACTGTTGTAACATTTTTATATTTTAAAGAACTCATTAAATTTTCTGAAATTTACTAGAAAGGTGAATATTTTTTCAGGAACCTAATtttgtaaaagaaaaggaaaaataaaaaaaattgaaagaaaatgaaaatataaaaacgagaaaagaaaaaagaagaagaagaattaagTAACCAGAAGCTGTAAGAAATACAGGGAAAAAAGACCATCCATCACCGCGTTTATGTCGGTAGCTTGAcacatactccatccgttccatactactaaatcagcgacaagtacaaatatggaacagagggagtaacctCATAAAAAACCTACTACTTGTGCAGATGCATTTTTGTGATGGAAACATATTTATTCTTTTGTTTTAACCGGAGAAAGGCAGAAGTAGGCCGGCCCATAAGGTGCAACAGCCCCTGGCGGTTTCGCAGCGTAAGGGAACACAATTCGGAGAGGTATCGACAAATAAATATTAGCACTGTTTCTTCACCGGTTGGGAAAAAACGAGTCTTTTCCTGCGACTCGCCGCcctgcgccgcgccgccgccgagggGACGCCAAGCCTCCGGCTGAAGGAACTCTGAGCTCGCAGGACGCGATTCGACCCCGCCTTCCCATCGGTAAGGGCCTACCTTTTTTCATCTTCCTTTTTTAGTAGACGAGAAACCAGATCCCCTTCTGCAGCAGTAGTTTCACCCTAGACTAGATCCGAGCTGTTTGATCCCATCAGTTGAATGAGATAGATAACACTGATAGCAGTGGCTTTCTTGTTGTGATTTTCCCCATGTGTTGATTGCATCTCAGACCTCGATTTTTTTTCTAGGGTATCTCAGACCTCGATTGGGCGCTGAAGATGCGTAGAAGCAGGGAGGAGGATATCATGCCGAGGGAGGCCagtgagaggaggaggaggaggaggagggcacaCATGGCCACCGCAAGACATGATTGCGGGGCATCGCTTCCATACGAGATGATCATAGAGATTCTGCAGTGGCTTCCTGTCAAATCCGTCTTCCGCTTCAGAGCAGTTTGCCGCTCCTGGGCTGCGCTGCTCTCCTCCGATGAATTCCGCCGCCTCCACATGTCAGTAGCCAAGGACGCAAGGCGGCCTGCACCACCAGCCAAGCTGCTATACATCTCACCGACCGCCACATTCGACTCCACGGCGGTCTACTCGTGCCCcttctcgccatcatcatcatcggggcGCCCAAGAGATCGTGGGGACCTACTGTTCACCATCGACGGTGCCCGTGGCAACTGTGTGGAAGTAGCGACGCCGGCACCATGCCGTGGCCTCACCCTCCTCTATGACGCTCTCGGTGGAGCTTTCTACATCTGCAACGCGGCAACACGAGCTGCTACGCGTCTGCCAGCTTCCACTGAGGAACGAGCAGCCAGGTCCACTGCTGGGCTGGGGTTTGATGCCCACACAGATGAGTACAAAGTGGTGAGGTTGATCAATAGGTTGTGTCATCAGAAGGACATGGTGAGGTGTGAGATTTACACACCTGGAGGCCGCTTTGGGGATCGCTGGAGGCCGCCTGCGGGAGGAGTACCCTTGAGCTTGCATCAGTTTGTATATGCCGCTGTTACAAATGCGGAATTGAACAAATTACCTCCTGTGTTTGCCAAGGGTTGCCTGCACTGGTTGATGAGACCTGCCTCTTTCACCACGACTCCAAGTGTTGCTGTCGTGTCCTTCTCGGTCACAGAGGAGACCTTCACATGTCTCCGGTCACCGCCCTTCTCGGTACCAGGAGCGCCGCCGATCAGGTATGGGTTGTCAGAAGAGCAACTAGTGGAGATGGATGACCAACTATGTTTGGTCCGAGATACTCGCAACACAATGCTTTATGCTAATGTTTTGGAGATCTGGAAACTGCCGGACTATAGCTCTGGTGACTGGTTACTGAGTCACCGGATCAATTTGTCGAGCCACCTGGCAAGAGATTTACGCGAATCACAAATTCTGAGAGTTATTGGATGTTTTGGCATCAATTCCAGCTCGCCAAGGAAGAAGATAGTCATCACTACTAGCAAGCACAAGATTTTCGACAAGTATCAGAAAATGGTTCACACGTATGACCCTAGGTCTGAAGCTCTAGAAACCATTCTTTCAATCACGGAGACACACTCAACTCCATATTATGGGCCCCCTAGTTCAAGGTTTAGTTTCATTCAAGAGACCCTTGCTCCTGTGCATAAAACAGATGAAGAGATAGCCTTATCATCTGACCTGGCTAAGGTGATTAGAGAGATCCTACTCCGCCTCCCAGCTAAAGCAGTGGTACACTCCAAATTTGTCTGCAAGCAGTGGTTCAGATTGATTGAGAGTGAAAACTTCATTCAGTCATACTTTCAGCATAAGAACATGGACAAAAGACCTAAGGTCATGCTTCTGGTCAAGGGCACTGGACAGTTGGTCTTCAGTTTTTCTCCCTTGAATAAATGCATCCAAGAAGCTCCTAGTAACAGTACACTACTTGACACAAAGGTGGTTTGCTCCAAGCCTTGCCATGGGCTGAACTTGGTAAGTACCGAGACGAGGGACTATCTCTGCAACCCATGTACAGGTTTCCACAGGGGCTACTCACTGGGGCCAAGTTTGCTGCAGAGTAAAGcagaagaacatgctttcacagTCGGCAATAAGAATGTTGGCTTGACTTTCGACCCTTTGACTCATCAACATGTTATGGTGGCAATCTTCTATCGCCAGAAGGACTTCAAATCTCGTCAATATGACCTGACATGCACGTTACGCTGGTGTAACTCTCGGGATCGTCCCCAACGGAGCTCGGTACCACCTCTGCCTGTGAATGACATGCCACCAGCATATGTTGAAGGAATGCTGTACTGGATGAGTGAACCAAGGTTGGGACGGAGCTGTGAATGGACCATTGTCTCTTTCAACCTTGCTACAAGAATTTTTGATGTTGTCCCTTGCCCTTCATGGTTTGCAAGATGGAATAGCAGAAACCGTTGCCGTGCATTTGTTGTTGAGCTTGAGGGAGTATTATGTGCTGTTCTAGCAGATCCAGTGGCAGAAAAATTAGATGTATGGAAGCTAGAGCGTGGCCAATGGGGTAGAGCATTCACAATTCACCTGGAAGCGTATCCTGACTATTCCCTTAAGACAAGTGTTGTGGTGCCATTAGCTGTTGATCGCGATTATGGGAGGATCCTGCTCAACACTGGAAGGAAAATAGGACTGTACGATCCAGTAGAGCAAGCAATTCAAAATTTGTATTCACTTGATCAGGTGCCGGTTGTCAGAAGTTGTAGTAGTCCACACCATAAGTTTCTTGATATGCCTTCAACTTCAGCAGCGAATAGTTTGACATGCTCCAAAGAAGACTCAGCGGCGGAGATGAATAGAATGGACTCTAAGATGATTCCTTGTGTTCCAATGTTATATGAGGAGAGCTTGGCATGTTACACCCGTGTGGCCAAGAAACAATTGTTGTGGTGATGCATTTTAAAGGCACCGACCTTCTTTATATGAAATGTCTATTTGTGATATCTTGCCTGCATGTTTGCGAACTGAAACACCAAGCTTTGATAATGTAATAGTATTAACCATTTTTTTATTGTCAGTATATCATTTCTCTTTCAAAATATAATGACGTGTTCCTAATGTTTATATTATCTGCACAAATACGAGGGTATTACCATAATAATGTTTAAATACAATGTCTGTTAAAAATACTTCTGATCTGCTATTTGGCTCTACGTGGAGGTGCCATATTCAGTTTACCACTGCTCCAACAAAATACTTGCTGGTCCTGGAAAACATGTAGACTACTTGCATTGTTCTTTTATCTCATTATTATGTACGAGCTGTAAGACCTGTGCTCTCCTTTTCTCTTATCTGTATAAGCATTGAAGAGATTTACAGATAGCGCCCAatttttcagaaaacggttcggcAGATCCAATGGCTCGCTTCGTTTCATCTTCAAGTGATTACGCTCGACGGCCTGGATTTACCTTACACTATTTACCATTTGTAATTTACTCCAGTACTGGTTAAGCTCAGCAATTGTACATAGCATGACAAAAAAAGTAGCCCAGTTCCATCTAATGTTGCATAGTCATTCCCCAGTATTGTGAGAGCTGGCCTCCTAACAACAGCAACTTGCTGAACATAGGGCATAAGATTATTGTGAATCCTGCATGGATATTCGTCAAGGTATCCACCCGGATGAGCCCCAACAGGACTAGgactaaagtactccctccgtccggaaatacttgtcggaaaaatggatgtatctagatgtattttagttatagatacatccaattttatccactctccgacgagtatttcgggacggagggagtacctaagtAGAATGATCTCTGCTCAGGATCTGTACGGTAGATATCACGGCAAATATCCTCAACGACAAGCTGCAATACATTAGTTTAATTTCAGTCAGTTCAGAGATCTCATGAACATTGAAAGTTATCACGTAGAATAAAAATGTCATGCACATTAGTTTAGTTTCAGTCAGGGGAAACTTCTGTGCAGGCTGAGTTCTTGGGTGATCCATAAACTGCAGCTGATGATGAGAAACAGTGCATCATGTCAGTGCCAGAAATGACCAGTGAACTAAAATTTCGAAACTCCGCTGATATGTTTTCAATTCAAAGCAACAGTAACCaagtactccctctatcccaaaatAACTGTCTTGAGCTTAATACAAATTTGTataagagctagtacaaagttgagacacttattttgggacggagggagtagatcttaATGTAAactcctcatgatcatcaaaaaGCCCAGTTCCTCCCCCCAGAGCCCACACCCATCGCTATTATCTAGCACATCAGTGACAACCTCTGGGGCGTGCCGGCTGCTGATCTCTCCACCGACAAGCTGCAAGAGCTCTCTTGGATGGAGAAGGGGCGCCCTCCAACTAGCTGTGTACTCAATGCCAGCACTTAAAAACTGGAATGTTCTTTGCTGGAACGTGAAGGGAATAAATTCCGAGCAAAAATTATTAGCTATCCGAAAAACTATTGAAAGCTCTTGTTGTGCTGCTATATGCTTACAAGAGACCAAAAGAACTCATCTCGATTGTGCATTAATTAATACCTTTTGCCCAAAGAGATTCGATCAATTTGCTTTTGTTCCTTCGGGAGGGGCTTCTGGTGGTCTGATTACGATATGGAACAGCTCGGTTTTCTCTAGTGTTGTGGTCTCTTCGAAATTCTTTGCACAAACTATAGCTTTTAAATCCACTCGATCTGCCAATACTTTGGAAACTGGTGAATGTGTATGGACCTTACAACAGCCACGATCgtaccacatatacagaatggcttTTTAATCTCTTGATACCTGATAACGAAGACTGGTTGTTATTAGGGGATTTTAACTATATTCGTTCTCCAGTCGACCGAAACAAACTGGGAGGCTATGCCTCTGATATGTTAAAGTTCAATGAACTCATTCAGGAATAATGCCTAGTTGAATTGCCAATTAAAGGACGATCATACACATGGAGCAACATGCAAGACGACCAACTCTTGGAACAACTAGACGGTTCTTTACTTCTAATAACTGGACAAGTTCATTCCCAAACACTATTGTTTCTGCTCTAGCCAAGCCAATATTTGACTATACCCCTTGCTCTATCAGTATTGAATCAACTATCCCAGCAAGTAAGATATTCAGGTTTGAATCATACTGGACTCAAACACCCTGGGTTCTATGATACTGTTGCAACCTGCTGGTCCAAAGACAGCTACCTCCTAAACAGGACGGCTAGAATATGTCAGACACTTAAACGACTCTGTTATACTCTCAAAAACTGGAGTGAAGGTCTTTCCCGTCTAAAAATTCTGATTCAAAATTCCTAGAAGGCCATTGTTGAACTGGATGAAACTGAAAATCAAGGCCTCTTACTGTACCCAAAACAAACTTCAGGAAATTCTCAAGGCCCGCCTTCAGAAGCTTTTGGACTATCATCAGAATCAACACTGGAAAAAATGATGCACCATCAGATGGATTCATTTTGGGGATGAAAACACGAAATTTATCCAACATCTGGCAACTCAAAGATATCGAAACAATTCCATTGCCATGCTAAAATTTCCTGGTGGTACTGAAATATTAGATCATGGTGGGAAAGAGAGCATTCTGTACAATGCCTTCAAGGAAAGACTTGGTGAGTCATCCCCTACCAACCAAAGATTTGACCTGCAATATATTATCTGTCCTGTTGGTAAGCTGGAGGAACTCTCTACTCCTTTTCTCTGAAGTGCAAATCGATGAAGTTATCAAGACAATGCCAGCGGACAGAGCCCCAGGGCCTGACGGTTTTAGTGGACGTTTTGTTAAATCATGTTGGCACATAATAAAGCAGGACATATATGAGATCTGCCATGATATTTTACTCTGGTAACCTAAATCTGGAGAGTATTAACACAGGCTATATCACACTGATACCCAAGATACAGTCCCCCGAGACTGTAAACGACTATCACCCCATCACCTTGCTCAACTGTTGTCTGAATATTATTACCAAGATCCTTGCTAACAGATTGCAAAAACTAATGCTAAAGATCATCCACCGTGGTAAATATGGGTTTCTCAAAGGGGGAGCTATCCAAGACCACCTAGATTGGGTGTTCGAGTACATACACCAATGTCAGGCGTCAGGTGCTCAAGCTTTCATTCTAAAGTTGGACTTCTCGAAGGCATTTGACACAATTGAACACTCGGCGATGGTTGACACCATGAAGTACATGGGATTCGATGATAGATGGCTTGGATGAATTAAATGCATACTCCGTATTTGGTACGGACAAGTCCTCAGTGCTACCAAACGGTGTTCTGGGAAGACAATTCCACTGTCGTTGAGGGGTGTGGCAGGGTGACCCTCACCACTGATATTTGTCCTTCCGGCGGACTTGCTGCAAGCTGCTGTGAACAACGCCCTCCGCCATGATCTGATAAAACACCCCATACCCCCATCAGGCAGTGCGACCTCCCGGCGACCCAATATGCAGACAACACTATCATTAGACCTTTTGTTAACACATGCATATGGCTTGAGAAAAACAAGATAGCTAAGCACAAAAATGGAGGACATGACTGTTAACAAAAGGTCTAATCACGACTCAGAAATCCGAGGATGCTAGAAACCTAATTGTTGAGTTTTTTAGCAACTTGCTGAAAATTAAAGACAAAGTTCTTTCGGAAAACATACTGCAGGAATTTCTTAACTCCCAACCTTACAAATAATGAAGGCCAACTGTTCAGGAAGGCTCGAGTAGTGCCTAGCTCAAGCGACGTCGTAACACAATTCTCCAAAGAGAACTAATCCTGCTTCATCCAGTCACTTGAACGAACAAACAAGCCTCATGCCTACAGTATATAATTGCAGGTCAGCGGAAGCAAAATATACATCTGCATGAAAGTAAATTGTTGCATAGGAGAAATTATGATTTTACTTATGCTTCTATTGATTGATAAAATAGACTCCAACAGCGCAGCACCTATAAGCTTACTGAACCATCATGAATTCATTTTCCTACCTATTTCCAGATCGCATGACTGGAATCACCATCGTTTAGAAATCAGAAGAGCTAAGCACAGTACTATGAGAAAAGAAATTGTTTTCTCCATTGCCAAGAAAATAATCAAAATAAGCAGTCGAAgacataactaaataattgatttaAAGTTCATTGGACAAGAAAAACTGCCAGAATGAAGATAAAATTTTGAAAATCCTAGCAGTACGGACTACATATCTAGTACACAACAGAAACCCATGTAAATTACGGATCCCTAAACACCATTAAGGCAAACTATAGTTGTAGCAGGACAAAACGAAGCTGCAAAACAGGTAAAGTTGCAACGCCACATCTAAACTTAAAATAGTAGCACACCTTTCTCGCTTACAACAGAATTGCATTGCTAAACCAGAAATCGTCGTTCATGGACATGAGGTAGAGTCCTGCAAAACTGAAATCATTTCTCTAGTTAGATTTAGATCTACAGTTGCATATTTAGCATGCTCCGATTAGTTTCGGTCTCTTCACTGAACTCAGACCATATCATCTAGGATTTGTTCAGCCTCTTTAATTCACTCTATTCTAACTACCAGGCAATCCACATTCATTCCCTTTGTCATGGTTGTTTATCTGTTTGTGGGCGTCGACAAGCAAGATCCTGATATCAAGGATAAGGAGGTGATGGCAATATCGCTGGTGGCCATCGCGCGTGTTCAGCCATGCACGGGGCAGACCTTGCGTCTCCCTTTCTATAATAATAAAGAAAACACGGGTGGCCCTGCTCGACTCCGGGTCTGCGAATAAACTTCCTTGCTGAACTCGTCGTGGCTCAAGCAGCCTCTTGCAAATCCACTCTCGCACTGCACTCTATGCAACAGTAGCCAATGGTGACCGCATCAACAGCACCGGTGTGTGTTGTGCCCTCGCCATCAGTATT
Above is a window of Triticum dicoccoides isolate Atlit2015 ecotype Zavitan chromosome 5B, WEW_v2.0, whole genome shotgun sequence DNA encoding:
- the LOC119307177 gene encoding uncharacterized protein LOC119307177 → MRRSREEDIMPREASERRRRRRRAHMATARHDCGASLPYEMIIEILQWLPVKSVFRFRAVCRSWAALLSSDEFRRLHMSVAKDARRPAPPAKLLYISPTATFDSTAVYSCPFSPSSSSGRPRDRGDLLFTIDGARGNCVEVATPAPCRGLTLLYDALGGAFYICNAATRAATRLPASTEERAARSTAGLGFDAHTDEYKVVRLINRLCHQKDMVRCEIYTPGGRFGDRWRPPAGGVPLSLHQFVYAAVTNAELNKLPPVFAKGCLHWLMRPASFTTTPSVAVVSFSVTEETFTCLRSPPFSVPGAPPIRYGLSEEQLVEMDDQLCLVRDTRNTMLYANVLEIWKLPDYSSGDWLLSHRINLSSHLARDLRESQILRVIGCFGINSSSPRKKIVITTSKHKIFDKYQKMVHTYDPRSEALETILSITETHSTPYYGPPSSRFSFIQETLAPVHKTDEEIALSSDLAKVIREILLRLPAKAVVHSKFVCKQWFRLIESENFIQSYFQHKNMDKRPKVMLLVKGTGQLVFSFSPLNKCIQEAPSNSTLLDTKVVCSKPCHGLNLVSTETRDYLCNPCTGFHRGYSLGPSLLQSKAEEHAFTVGNKNVGLTFDPLTHQHVMVAIFYRQKDFKSRQYDLTCTLRWCNSRDRPQRSSVPPLPVNDMPPAYVEGMLYWMSEPRLGRSCEWTIVSFNLATRIFDVVPCPSWFARWNSRNRCRAFVVELEGVLCAVLADPVAEKLDVWKLERGQWGRAFTIHLEAYPDYSLKTSVVVPLAVDRDYGRILLNTGRKIGLYDPVEQAIQNLYSLDQVPVVRSCSSPHHKFLDMPSTSAANSLTCSKEDSAAEMNRMDSKMIPCVPMLYEESLACYTRVAKKQLLW